The proteins below are encoded in one region of Flavobacterium sp. IMCC34852:
- a CDS encoding glycosyltransferase, which yields MAKKRILFLGETYRADAITWMNGLKDFGDFEIVTWELQTKNHGFYRFIRILELTKAFLTIKSIVKKFNADMVIAERTTSYGYLAALSGIRPIAIAQQGLTDLWPINSPSYPFKKIIQKYAYKKADLIHAWGNVMANHMQESGVDMKKVMILPKGINLEFFKFNNTENREIINAIVTRSLHPEYQHDLILKSFAILKQKNIPFNLTIIGDGIELKKLKVLAKEFNIEKEVFFTGRIENQEIPAYLQKSNFYISMPTTEGVSASLFEAMACGCFPIVSDLPGNRHWIQQKVNGILVATENATKLAEELQWAFANNELTQKAVLANRKFVEENANYETNMKKIAFKYHDLISAKSAAV from the coding sequence ATGGCAAAAAAAAGAATACTTTTTTTGGGAGAAACTTACCGCGCTGATGCGATAACTTGGATGAATGGTCTCAAGGATTTTGGCGACTTCGAAATTGTAACCTGGGAACTGCAAACCAAAAATCACGGATTTTACAGGTTTATAAGAATACTGGAATTGACCAAAGCGTTTTTAACTATTAAAAGTATCGTCAAAAAATTCAATGCTGATATGGTTATTGCCGAACGAACCACCAGTTATGGTTATTTAGCAGCATTATCAGGCATTAGACCGATAGCTATTGCCCAACAAGGCCTTACCGATTTGTGGCCCATAAATTCGCCTTCTTATCCGTTTAAAAAAATCATTCAAAAATATGCTTACAAAAAAGCCGATTTGATTCACGCTTGGGGAAATGTTATGGCCAATCACATGCAGGAAAGTGGTGTCGACATGAAAAAGGTGATGATTTTACCCAAAGGAATTAACCTGGAATTTTTTAAATTCAACAATACCGAAAACCGTGAAATAATCAATGCCATAGTGACGCGTTCGTTGCATCCCGAGTACCAACACGATTTGATTTTAAAATCATTTGCCATCCTCAAACAAAAAAACATCCCTTTTAATCTCACTATCATTGGTGACGGAATTGAATTGAAAAAATTAAAGGTTCTGGCCAAAGAATTCAATATCGAAAAAGAAGTTTTTTTTACTGGAAGAATTGAAAATCAAGAGATTCCGGCTTACTTGCAAAAATCCAATTTCTACATAAGCATGCCTACGACTGAAGGTGTTTCCGCTTCCCTTTTTGAAGCTATGGCTTGTGGTTGTTTTCCAATTGTAAGTGATTTACCCGGCAATCGTCATTGGATACAACAAAAAGTGAACGGAATACTTGTAGCTACCGAAAATGCAACTAAATTAGCCGAAGAATTACAGTGGGCATTTGCAAATAATGAACTTACCCAAAAGGCAGTCTTAGCCAATAGAAAGTTTGTTGAAGAAAATGCCAACTATGAAACCAACATGAAAAAAATAGCTTTTAAGTACCACGATTTGATCTCAGCTAAATCAGCTGCCGTATAA
- a CDS encoding DUF2461 domain-containing protein — protein sequence MITKEALVFLEDLIANNNTDWMHANKKRYENYKKDYHNFIASLLAEMKPLDKTLEPLEVKNCTFRINRDIRFSKDKSPYKTNMGVWFTQNKFRKNSPGYYVHFEKGNSFIAGGVWCPEPDELKRIRKEIAFFHEDLDKIVNDKNFKKEFKEMTRDESNTLKKAPKDFDPNHPAIEFLKLKSFTASTKIDDALFTDKNFSKIVAQKLIALKPLNDFLNRALETED from the coding sequence ATGATAACCAAAGAAGCCTTAGTTTTCCTGGAGGATTTAATCGCCAATAACAATACCGATTGGATGCATGCCAATAAAAAAAGGTATGAAAACTACAAGAAAGACTACCACAATTTTATTGCCTCGCTTTTGGCAGAAATGAAACCATTGGACAAAACCTTGGAACCATTGGAAGTTAAAAACTGTACTTTTCGCATCAATCGCGATATTCGTTTTTCCAAAGACAAATCGCCTTATAAAACCAATATGGGCGTTTGGTTTACCCAAAATAAATTCCGAAAAAACAGTCCGGGTTATTATGTCCATTTTGAAAAAGGAAATTCCTTTATCGCCGGCGGTGTATGGTGTCCGGAACCGGATGAGTTAAAACGAATTCGCAAAGAAATCGCCTTTTTTCATGAGGATTTAGACAAAATTGTCAATGATAAAAACTTCAAGAAAGAGTTCAAAGAAATGACCCGTGACGAAAGCAATACTTTAAAAAAAGCGCCCAAAGATTTCGACCCGAATCATCCGGCTATTGAATTTCTGAAACTGAAAAGTTTTACGGCTTCGACCAAAATTGACGATGCCCTTTTTACCGACAAAAATTTCAGTAAAATTGTGGCTCAAAAACTCATAGCATTAAAACCTTTAAATGACTTTTTAAACAGAGCTTTGGAAACCGAAGACTAA
- a CDS encoding thioredoxin domain-containing protein, producing MKSKLFLLLLLSCLFLSCQGQTAKNIQTLDPKTYAEKLKTTEKPQLLDVRTPQEYEVEHLENADNVNINSADFATKAAQYDKTKPVFVYCKVGGRSAQAADKLAEMGFKEIYNLDGGIMKWSANNLPKTSQNTQNVKTGMTSDDFQKLITSDKKVLINFTAVWCGPCQKMKPYVLKLQEELKDQIKIVRLDADENKALVEGMKIDGLPTIIVYENGKEVWRNLGYITEEELRKHL from the coding sequence ATGAAATCCAAATTATTTTTGTTGCTATTGTTGAGTTGCCTCTTCTTAAGTTGTCAAGGGCAAACTGCAAAAAACATTCAAACATTAGATCCGAAAACTTACGCTGAAAAGCTTAAAACAACCGAGAAACCTCAGTTATTGGATGTAAGAACACCTCAAGAGTATGAAGTTGAACACCTTGAAAACGCCGATAATGTCAATATAAACAGTGCTGATTTTGCTACAAAAGCTGCGCAATACGATAAAACCAAACCTGTTTTTGTGTATTGTAAAGTAGGCGGAAGAAGTGCGCAAGCGGCTGATAAATTAGCGGAAATGGGTTTCAAAGAAATCTATAATTTAGATGGCGGCATCATGAAATGGTCGGCCAACAACCTCCCTAAAACTTCACAAAACACTCAGAATGTGAAAACCGGAATGACTTCCGATGACTTTCAAAAACTAATTACTTCCGACAAAAAAGTACTGATTAATTTCACAGCGGTTTGGTGTGGTCCGTGCCAAAAAATGAAACCTTACGTGTTGAAATTACAAGAAGAACTCAAAGACCAAATAAAAATTGTCAGATTAGATGCTGATGAAAACAAAGCTTTGGTAGAAGGAATGAAAATTGACGGCTTGCCAACCATAATTGTATATGAAAACGGAAAAGAAGTTTGGCGTAATTTAGGTTATATCACCGAAGAAGAACTCAGAAAACACTTGTAG
- the recF gene encoding DNA replication/repair protein RecF (All proteins in this family for which functions are known are DNA-binding proteins that assist the filamentation of RecA onto DNA for the initiation of recombination or recombinational repair.) yields MFLKRISVLNYKNFSDATFEFDAKINCFVGKNGIGKTNILDAIYHLANGKSYFNPLAVQNIKHGEEFFVVDGEFDKNDRSEQILCSLKKGQKKILKRNSKLYEKFSDHIGFIPLVIISPADRDLIIEGSETRRKFMDSVISQLDNAYLQQLIQYQKIISQRNALLKYFALNHVFEKDTLSIYNEQLDNLGKAIFEKRQNFLTEFIPIFNQYHQEITNSAETVQLVYQSDLFEKDTLTLLEENLSKDRALQYTSVGVHKDDLSFEIDHYPIKKFGSQGQQKSFLISLKLAQFDFVKKQSGEKPILLFDDIFDKLDEFRVSKIIAMVNNEEFGQLFISDTHPERTENIVKTTHQSYKIFNL; encoded by the coding sequence TTGTTTTTAAAGCGAATTTCAGTACTTAATTACAAGAATTTTTCAGACGCTACCTTCGAATTTGATGCCAAAATCAATTGTTTCGTGGGTAAAAACGGCATTGGAAAAACCAACATCCTGGATGCCATTTATCATTTGGCCAATGGCAAAAGCTATTTCAATCCGTTAGCGGTACAAAACATCAAACACGGGGAAGAGTTTTTTGTTGTAGATGGCGAATTTGATAAAAATGACCGCTCTGAACAAATTCTCTGCAGCCTCAAAAAAGGCCAAAAGAAAATCCTGAAACGCAACAGCAAACTCTACGAAAAATTCTCTGACCATATAGGTTTTATTCCTTTGGTCATCATTTCTCCGGCCGACAGAGATTTAATCATCGAAGGCAGTGAAACACGCAGAAAGTTTATGGACAGTGTGATTTCTCAACTGGACAATGCTTATTTACAACAACTCATCCAATACCAAAAAATCATCAGCCAGCGCAATGCTTTGTTGAAATACTTCGCTTTAAATCACGTTTTTGAAAAAGATACCTTAAGCATATATAATGAGCAGTTGGACAATTTAGGCAAGGCCATTTTCGAAAAAAGACAAAATTTCTTAACCGAGTTTATTCCGATTTTCAATCAATACCATCAGGAAATTACAAATTCTGCCGAAACCGTACAATTGGTTTACCAAAGTGATTTATTTGAAAAAGACACCTTGACTTTACTGGAAGAAAACCTCAGCAAAGACAGGGCTTTACAATACACATCGGTTGGAGTACACAAAGACGATTTGTCTTTTGAAATAGATCATTATCCTATTAAAAAGTTCGGTTCTCAAGGCCAACAAAAATCATTTCTAATCTCTTTGAAATTGGCCCAATTTGATTTTGTCAAAAAACAAAGCGGTGAAAAACCCATTTTGCTCTTTGATGACATCTTTGACAAACTGGATGAATTTCGCGTGAGCAAGATTATCGCAATGGTCAACAACGAAGAATTCGGACAATTATTCATTTCTGATACCCATCCGGAACGGACAGAAAACATTGTAAAAACGACCCATCAGAGTTATAAAATATTTAATTTGTAG
- a CDS encoding tetratricopeptide repeat protein — protein sequence MATFNKRGYKAPKEKAEKLDNNFIEDVNVDEKDSATAKAFDTLDQSASRAEDFIAKNQKFILGFLGAVVVAVVGYFAYEKFIAEPNQQTAADELFVAQQNFQKAVDGDVKADSLFNLVLNGSEGKFGVIRIAEEYSGTAAGNLANYYAGIAYLNTGKYAEAISSLEKFSSDDIMLSTLAKGAIGDAYAQQNKQKEALEFYLKAADANQNDFTRPRYLLKAGKTALALGNKADALKYFNEIKENFDATPEGQQIDGLIGLAQ from the coding sequence ATGGCAACTTTTAACAAAAGAGGATATAAAGCACCAAAAGAAAAAGCGGAAAAATTAGACAACAATTTTATCGAAGACGTAAATGTTGATGAGAAAGACAGTGCCACTGCAAAGGCATTTGATACTTTAGATCAATCAGCTTCCAGAGCGGAAGATTTTATCGCCAAAAACCAGAAGTTTATTTTGGGTTTCCTTGGAGCAGTAGTTGTAGCGGTTGTAGGTTATTTTGCTTATGAGAAGTTCATTGCGGAACCTAACCAACAAACAGCAGCGGATGAATTATTCGTAGCCCAACAAAACTTCCAAAAAGCCGTTGACGGTGATGTTAAAGCGGATTCGTTATTCAATTTAGTCTTAAACGGTTCCGAAGGTAAATTTGGTGTGATCAGAATTGCGGAAGAATATTCAGGAACAGCTGCCGGAAATTTAGCTAACTATTACGCAGGAATCGCCTACTTAAACACCGGTAAATATGCTGAAGCTATTAGCAGTTTAGAGAAATTCTCTTCAGATGATATCATGTTAAGCACTTTGGCAAAAGGAGCCATCGGTGATGCTTATGCACAACAAAACAAACAAAAAGAAGCTTTGGAATTCTATTTGAAAGCGGCTGATGCCAATCAAAATGATTTCACAAGACCAAGATATTTATTGAAAGCAGGAAAAACAGCTTTGGCTTTAGGGAACAAAGCAGACGCTTTAAAATATTTCAACGAAATCAAAGAAAATTTTGATGCAACTCCGGAAGGACAACAAATTGATGGTTTGATAGGTTTAGCACAATAA
- the ribH gene encoding 6,7-dimethyl-8-ribityllumazine synthase: protein MATANKNLSNYDKSTLPNAKDFRFGIVVSEWNDHITNGLYNGAEAALLDCGALPENIISWNVPGSFELVYGAQRMIVTQEVDVVIAIGCVIKGETMHFEFVCEGVTQGIKDLNVQTDVPVIFCLLTDNNEQQSIDRSGGIHGNKGTEAAIAAIKMADLRRKTM, encoded by the coding sequence ATGGCAACAGCGAATAAGAATTTGTCCAATTATGATAAAAGTACACTTCCCAATGCCAAGGACTTTCGGTTTGGGATTGTGGTTTCAGAATGGAATGATCACATTACAAATGGTTTGTATAACGGGGCTGAAGCGGCATTATTAGATTGTGGCGCTTTACCCGAAAATATTATCAGTTGGAATGTACCCGGAAGTTTTGAATTGGTTTACGGCGCACAGAGAATGATTGTTACCCAAGAGGTCGATGTTGTGATTGCCATCGGGTGTGTAATTAAAGGGGAAACCATGCATTTCGAATTTGTCTGCGAAGGCGTAACCCAAGGCATCAAAGATTTGAATGTACAAACCGATGTACCGGTTATTTTTTGTTTATTGACTGATAACAACGAACAACAGTCAATTGACCGTAGTGGTGGCATTCACGGTAACAAAGGAACCGAAGCGGCAATTGCAGCGATAAAAATGGCTGACTTGAGAAGAAAAACAATGTAA
- the mutL gene encoding DNA mismatch repair endonuclease MutL, whose amino-acid sequence MSSIIQLLPDHVANQIAAGEVVQRPASVVKELLENAVDAKATDIKLIIKDAGKSLVQVIDNGVGMSITDSRLCFERHATSKIRQAEDLFSLHTKGFRGEALASIAAIAHVEMKTKQDQEELGTHIIIEGSKFVSQEPAVLPKGTSFAVKNLFFNIPARRNFLKSETVEQRHIVDEFQRVAMAHPNIHFTMYHNGSEMFNLPISNFRQRIVNIFSGKTNEKLVPVKEETEIVNLQGFVGKPEFSKKNRGEQFFFVNNRFIKSGYLHHAVMAAYEGLLKDGAQPSYFLYLDVPPHTIDINIHPTKTEIKFDDEHALYAILRSAIKHSLGQFNVAPVLDFDRDPNLDTPYQYQNKEAEYPTIQVDRSYNPFSEDKPSKSTATNFSYKKPEAQPSWESLYVGLKQAGQEIAEMTFENEAVTSSLFEENEIEQEVKRTYQIHKKYIVSPIKSGMVIINQKRAHERVLYEEFLTSMTVHQASSQQLLFPLQLYYSPGEVELLAELKTSLENTGFVFEAIEEDNVLISGLPVNVTESEISIVLEELLSDLQDGIPDNSFSQNDTIAKSMARSLAIKTGTYLTEKEQENLVHNLFACKEPNVSPFQKPTFITMSVEDLDKKFNV is encoded by the coding sequence ATGTCGAGCATAATTCAATTACTTCCTGATCATGTTGCCAATCAAATAGCCGCGGGTGAAGTGGTCCAAAGACCGGCTTCGGTGGTTAAAGAACTCTTGGAAAATGCAGTCGATGCCAAAGCCACCGACATCAAACTCATCATTAAAGATGCCGGAAAATCATTGGTACAAGTCATTGATAACGGAGTAGGGATGAGTATCACCGATTCGCGTTTGTGTTTTGAACGTCATGCCACTTCTAAAATCCGTCAGGCGGAAGATTTGTTCTCTTTGCACACCAAAGGATTTCGAGGCGAAGCTTTGGCCTCCATAGCAGCGATTGCGCATGTGGAAATGAAAACCAAACAAGACCAAGAAGAGTTGGGAACGCATATCATCATTGAAGGCAGCAAATTTGTCTCTCAAGAACCGGCCGTTTTGCCCAAAGGAACTTCTTTTGCGGTTAAGAATTTGTTTTTTAATATTCCGGCCAGAAGAAACTTTCTAAAGTCGGAAACGGTAGAGCAACGCCATATAGTGGATGAATTTCAACGGGTAGCGATGGCGCATCCTAATATTCATTTTACCATGTATCACAACGGTAGTGAAATGTTCAACTTACCGATATCCAATTTCAGACAACGCATTGTCAATATATTTTCGGGGAAAACCAATGAGAAATTGGTCCCGGTAAAAGAAGAAACAGAAATTGTCAACCTACAGGGATTTGTCGGAAAACCCGAGTTTTCAAAGAAGAATAGAGGAGAGCAATTCTTTTTTGTCAACAATCGTTTTATCAAAAGCGGTTATTTGCACCATGCTGTTATGGCTGCTTATGAAGGTTTGCTCAAAGACGGAGCGCAACCGAGTTATTTTCTCTATTTAGATGTTCCGCCACATACTATTGATATCAATATTCATCCTACTAAAACGGAAATTAAGTTTGACGATGAACATGCGCTGTATGCCATTTTACGTTCGGCTATCAAACACAGTTTAGGGCAATTTAACGTCGCGCCGGTATTGGATTTCGACCGCGACCCGAATCTAGATACGCCTTATCAATACCAAAACAAAGAAGCCGAATATCCAACGATACAAGTCGATAGAAGTTATAATCCGTTTTCGGAAGACAAGCCGAGTAAGTCAACAGCCACTAATTTTAGTTATAAAAAACCCGAAGCACAACCAAGTTGGGAAAGCTTGTACGTTGGCTTAAAGCAAGCCGGACAAGAAATAGCCGAAATGACTTTTGAAAACGAAGCTGTGACTTCGTCTTTATTCGAAGAAAATGAAATTGAGCAGGAAGTCAAGCGCACTTATCAAATCCATAAAAAATACATCGTCAGCCCAATCAAATCAGGGATGGTGATTATCAACCAAAAACGAGCACACGAGCGTGTTTTATACGAAGAGTTTTTAACGAGTATGACGGTGCATCAAGCTTCAAGTCAGCAGTTGTTGTTTCCGTTACAGTTATATTATTCTCCTGGTGAAGTAGAATTGTTAGCCGAATTAAAAACTTCCTTAGAAAACACCGGTTTTGTTTTTGAAGCCATAGAAGAAGATAATGTACTAATTTCAGGTTTACCTGTCAATGTGACCGAAAGCGAGATTTCAATTGTTTTGGAAGAGTTATTGAGTGACTTGCAAGACGGGATTCCGGACAATAGTTTTTCCCAAAATGACACCATTGCGAAATCAATGGCTCGAAGTTTGGCCATCAAAACTGGAACGTATTTAACCGAAAAAGAACAAGAAAATTTGGTGCACAATCTTTTTGCCTGCAAAGAACCGAATGTGTCGCCTTTTCAAAAACCAACCTTCATCACTATGAGTGTGGAAGATTTAGATAAAAAATTCAACGTATGA
- a CDS encoding rhomboid family intramembrane serine protease, with translation MMRMTETVKQLLIVTIIFYIGSNFVGDVAYQLFSGFYPENPNFRFWQPVTRIFMHLPIYDGSNSGNIMHLVMNMFGLVMFGSVLEQFLGSKKFLFFYISSGILAGLFSNLISYYYFHHGIDLLVQSGENEAEILRLLHEGKYNRNWQNMIPLSDYDSFMRSYLGASMGASGALYGLMVGFAYSFPSAPMGLLFIPIEIKAKYFVTGLITLDVILGFYGSSIFGVETGVGHFAHIGGAIAGFIMMWYWKRNQFNKNRWN, from the coding sequence ATGATGCGAATGACTGAGACTGTTAAACAGTTGTTGATTGTTACCATAATATTTTACATCGGCTCTAATTTTGTTGGTGATGTTGCTTACCAATTGTTTTCAGGTTTTTATCCCGAAAATCCAAATTTTAGGTTTTGGCAACCGGTAACCAGAATATTTATGCACCTGCCGATATATGACGGTTCAAATTCCGGAAACATCATGCATTTGGTTATGAATATGTTTGGGTTGGTTATGTTTGGTTCGGTATTGGAGCAATTTTTAGGGAGTAAAAAATTTCTTTTCTTCTATATCTCCAGTGGTATATTGGCTGGATTGTTCAGCAACTTAATCAGTTATTATTATTTTCATCACGGAATTGATTTGTTGGTACAAAGCGGAGAAAATGAAGCAGAAATTTTACGACTGTTGCACGAAGGCAAGTACAATCGTAACTGGCAGAACATGATTCCACTCAGTGATTATGATTCTTTTATGAGAAGTTATTTAGGCGCAAGTATGGGTGCATCAGGCGCATTGTATGGTCTTATGGTTGGATTTGCCTATAGTTTTCCCAGTGCTCCAATGGGGTTACTTTTTATACCGATTGAGATTAAAGCCAAATATTTTGTTACCGGTTTGATAACTTTGGATGTTATTTTGGGTTTTTATGGCTCATCTATTTTTGGTGTGGAAACTGGTGTAGGACATTTTGCCCATATTGGAGGAGCTATAGCCGGATTCATTATGATGTGGTATTGGAAGCGAAATCAGTTTAATAAAAATCGTTGGAATTAA
- a CDS encoding rhomboid family intramembrane serine protease → MSSIIDDIKFQYRIGGIANKMIYWNVGIFLLSIPLFYQFRSGIFDYPSWLAVASEPTVVLTRPWTLLTYAFFHFGFWHLFFNMMVLHFASRLFLTFFTQKQYLGLYFLSAIFSAIIFITAFYFLGENGALVGASASIIAILVATTTYQPLMEIRMLLIGNVKLWHITGVTLLLFLLQIGLVNTGGHIAHFSGAFFGYFYIRLLQSGTDLSKPVNSVIDFFTHLFSPKKKTPFKKVHVTPKKPTDKKTESKIVIKDKTQQQIDEILDKISQSGYDSLTAEEKEFLFKAGK, encoded by the coding sequence ATGAGCAGTATTATTGACGACATAAAGTTTCAATACCGTATTGGCGGCATTGCCAATAAAATGATTTATTGGAATGTGGGCATTTTTCTGTTGTCCATACCGTTGTTTTACCAATTCAGAAGCGGAATTTTTGATTATCCGAGTTGGCTGGCGGTTGCTTCTGAACCGACTGTGGTTTTAACCCGGCCTTGGACATTACTCACGTATGCTTTTTTTCACTTTGGATTTTGGCATTTGTTTTTTAACATGATGGTGTTGCATTTTGCCAGCCGTTTGTTTCTTACTTTTTTTACCCAAAAGCAATATCTGGGGTTGTATTTTTTGAGTGCGATTTTTTCGGCAATAATTTTTATAACGGCTTTTTATTTCTTAGGAGAAAATGGTGCGTTGGTTGGCGCTTCGGCATCTATTATAGCAATATTAGTTGCAACCACAACTTATCAGCCTTTAATGGAAATTAGAATGTTGTTAATTGGTAATGTCAAGCTTTGGCATATCACGGGGGTTACCTTATTGCTTTTTTTATTGCAGATAGGTTTGGTTAATACCGGCGGACATATCGCACATTTTAGCGGAGCTTTTTTTGGTTACTTTTATATCAGGCTATTGCAAAGCGGAACCGATTTGAGCAAACCGGTCAATTCGGTGATAGACTTTTTTACCCATTTATTCAGTCCCAAGAAAAAAACGCCTTTCAAGAAAGTTCATGTTACCCCAAAAAAACCTACCGATAAAAAAACAGAAAGTAAAATTGTAATCAAAGACAAAACCCAACAACAAATAGATGAGATTTTAGACAAAATCAGTCAATCAGGATACGACAGTTTAACGGCCGAAGAGAAAGAATTTTTGTTCAAAGCCGGTAAATAG
- a CDS encoding endonuclease/exonuclease/phosphatase family protein: MKKLSWFNKVVFGFNIVITVLTFVAYVLPFLAPKLFPLLSVLTLILPLFLILNALFFIYWLVQLKRQVMLSGLVLLLGITFINKFYKFSSNDLPEEEKDFTVMSYNVRLFNLFDWLPNEHVGDTILSFINDQNPDILCIQEYSENAKVDLRIYKYKAVFMEGKQIKTGQAIFSKFPIFNQGDFKIPEAGNNIIYADIKKGKDTIRVYNIHLQSIKISPDVNEIEEHVEAIDQNKSQQVFGRIREAFKKQEQQTAVLVNHKKECNYPVIICGDMNNSAFSYIYRNIKGDLNDCFEEAGNGFGQTYKFKYYPARIDYIFANKKMKVKSFKSFSKFENSDHFPIMTRLSFAE, from the coding sequence TTGAAAAAGCTATCGTGGTTCAACAAAGTGGTTTTTGGGTTTAATATAGTAATAACTGTATTGACCTTTGTGGCCTATGTGTTGCCTTTTTTGGCACCAAAGTTATTTCCGCTGCTTTCGGTTCTGACTTTAATTTTGCCGCTGTTTTTGATTCTAAATGCCTTGTTTTTTATTTATTGGTTGGTTCAGCTTAAGCGACAAGTAATGCTCTCGGGTTTGGTACTGTTACTCGGGATTACCTTTATCAATAAGTTTTATAAATTTTCTTCTAATGATTTGCCCGAAGAAGAAAAAGATTTTACGGTAATGAGCTACAATGTTCGCTTGTTTAACTTATTTGATTGGCTTCCGAATGAGCATGTTGGCGATACTATCTTATCATTTATCAATGACCAAAACCCTGATATATTGTGCATTCAGGAATATTCTGAAAATGCTAAGGTAGATCTAAGGATTTACAAATATAAAGCAGTCTTTATGGAAGGCAAGCAAATCAAAACCGGACAGGCCATTTTTTCAAAATTTCCTATATTTAACCAGGGTGATTTCAAAATTCCCGAGGCCGGAAACAATATTATTTATGCCGATATCAAAAAGGGGAAAGACACTATTCGCGTGTACAATATTCATTTGCAATCAATAAAAATATCACCTGATGTCAATGAGATTGAAGAGCATGTAGAGGCCATTGATCAAAACAAATCCCAACAAGTTTTTGGCCGAATCAGAGAAGCTTTTAAGAAACAAGAACAACAAACCGCTGTATTGGTCAATCACAAAAAAGAATGCAATTATCCGGTGATTATTTGTGGAGATATGAATAATAGTGCGTTTTCTTATATCTACCGAAACATCAAAGGCGATTTAAACGATTGTTTTGAAGAAGCCGGAAATGGGTTTGGACAAACCTATAAATTCAAGTATTATCCGGCGCGGATTGATTATATTTTTGCTAATAAAAAAATGAAAGTTAAGAGTTTTAAGAGTTTCTCCAAGTTTGAAAATTCCGATCATTTTCCCATCATGACCCGATTGTCTTTCGCGGAGTAG
- a CDS encoding WbqC family protein — protein MNNILIHPSYFPSISHFVAIAQSDLVTFEMDDNFQKQTNRNRMYIYSPNGIQLLNIPIKHSKTAHQKTKDVRLETAFDWQKQHFKSLDAAYRSSPFFEYFEDDIRPIFEKKHEFLMDLNLESMSVVSKCLGLEFDYNETEEYFHDVTDKIDFRHLVNGKKDQAVFEPYTQVFGEKHGYLNNLSILDLLFNEGRHALEYLRQQKL, from the coding sequence ATGAACAACATCCTCATTCACCCAAGCTATTTCCCTTCCATCAGTCATTTCGTGGCTATCGCCCAAAGTGATTTGGTGACTTTTGAAATGGATGATAATTTCCAAAAACAAACCAACCGTAACCGAATGTACATTTACAGTCCCAATGGCATTCAGTTACTCAATATTCCTATCAAACATTCCAAAACCGCGCATCAAAAAACCAAAGATGTTCGTTTAGAAACGGCTTTTGATTGGCAAAAACAACATTTTAAATCACTGGATGCTGCCTATAGAAGCTCTCCATTTTTTGAGTATTTTGAAGATGACATTCGTCCGATATTCGAAAAAAAACACGAATTCTTAATGGATTTGAATTTGGAAAGTATGTCGGTTGTATCCAAATGTCTCGGACTGGAATTTGATTACAACGAAACTGAGGAATATTTTCACGACGTTACCGATAAAATAGATTTCAGACATTTGGTCAACGGGAAAAAAGACCAGGCTGTTTTTGAACCTTATACTCAGGTTTTTGGGGAGAAGCACGGTTATTTAAACAACTTAAGCATCTTGGATTTATTGTTCAATGAAGGAAGGCATGCTTTAGAGTATTTGAGGCAGCAAAAGCTATAA
- a CDS encoding four helix bundle protein, whose amino-acid sequence MYIFSFEKLEVWIESKEFSKYIYEVTSKFPETEKFGLISQLRRASISVSSNIAEGSARRSYKDKAHFTSIAFSSAVEVLNQLIISFELNFISETDYITLREKLESITNKLNSLRNYQIDKSNEIK is encoded by the coding sequence ATGTACATATTTTCTTTTGAAAAATTAGAAGTCTGGATTGAATCTAAAGAATTTTCTAAATATATCTATGAGGTTACATCAAAATTCCCAGAAACAGAAAAATTTGGACTAATCTCTCAACTCAGAAGAGCATCAATTTCAGTAAGTTCGAATATTGCAGAAGGTTCAGCAAGGAGAAGCTACAAAGATAAAGCTCATTTTACTTCTATAGCATTCAGTTCCGCTGTTGAAGTATTAAATCAATTAATAATTTCATTTGAGTTAAATTTTATTTCGGAAACAGATTATATAACTTTAAGAGAAAAATTAGAAAGTATCACTAATAAATTAAACTCTCTTAGAAACTATCAAATCGACAAATCAAACGAAATCAAATAA